One Deltaproteobacteria bacterium DNA segment encodes these proteins:
- a CDS encoding YiiD C-terminal domain-containing protein, with protein sequence MIEERFKEIAEIAVTSIEAIKRTGIRVTDMQEGYAKMLMPLEGNINHVGMMYAGTLFTLGEFCGGIIYGAAFDVNKYYPIVKEVTIRFRRPVLTDATIEVSLNREEAERIQKVCDEQGKSDFVLNLEIKDAGGTVVALVDGTWQIRQIPKEMGNPFR encoded by the coding sequence ATGATTGAAGAACGGTTCAAGGAAATCGCCGAGATCGCCGTAACCAGTATCGAAGCGATCAAACGGACAGGGATCCGGGTCACCGACATGCAGGAAGGGTATGCCAAGATGCTCATGCCGCTGGAGGGAAACATCAACCATGTGGGCATGATGTATGCGGGGACGCTCTTCACCCTGGGTGAGTTCTGCGGAGGCATCATATACGGAGCCGCCTTCGATGTGAACAAGTACTACCCCATCGTAAAAGAGGTGACCATCAGGTTCCGCCGCCCGGTCCTTACGGATGCGACCATCGAGGTGTCACTCAACCGGGAGGAAGCCGAACGTATTCAGAAGGTCTGCGATGAGCAGGGCAAAAGCGACTTTGTCCTGAACCTGGAGATCAAGGATGCCGGCGGTACGGTCGTGGCCCTCGTCGACGGGACCTGGCAGATCAGGCAGATACCCAAGGAGATGGGAAACCCATTCAGGTAG
- a CDS encoding thiolase family protein, whose product MGKRVAVVGFGQTKGRSSRKDVNGQELINEAVVTALQDAELTIRDIDAIVIGNMDHFEGINYVDTWSVEGAGGVMKPIFKVTTGGTTGTTVAMSAYYHVASGMFDRVLAIGWEKNSESDTTGAIITAFDPVWERPNLGGAVAGLAIEASKYMSNYGVTERDGARVAVRERLHALNNPYAHLHQEWMKGIPVDQLVDLIVGSEQNVMLAYPLRMSDMCPRTDGAAAAVFASEDVAEKIAPIPAWVLSTVNRHNFALAGDVDMDRNTTMAKASKKAFEKAGIKEPLKEIDVCELYLPYSYAGLKWMEDYGFCEYGEGPKLLWDGVTDMDGELPVNPSGGVMSSNAIGATALIRVGEAATQVMGKAGTRQVPKDVNIAFATGFGGCYWADVMILGRRKPA is encoded by the coding sequence ATGGGTAAGAGAGTAGCCGTTGTAGGTTTTGGACAGACGAAAGGACGAAGTTCCCGCAAAGACGTGAATGGACAGGAACTCATCAATGAAGCGGTTGTAACGGCGCTGCAGGATGCGGAACTGACAATCCGGGACATTGACGCCATCGTCATCGGAAATATGGATCATTTTGAGGGCATTAACTATGTCGACACCTGGAGTGTCGAGGGCGCGGGCGGCGTCATGAAGCCCATATTCAAGGTGACCACGGGTGGGACGACGGGAACGACCGTCGCCATGAGCGCCTATTATCATGTCGCCTCAGGCATGTTCGACCGGGTGCTCGCCATCGGCTGGGAAAAGAACTCCGAATCGGACACCACGGGCGCCATTATCACCGCCTTCGACCCCGTATGGGAACGGCCCAACCTGGGCGGAGCCGTCGCGGGACTGGCGATCGAGGCAAGCAAGTACATGAGCAACTACGGGGTCACCGAACGGGACGGGGCCCGTGTGGCGGTGCGGGAACGTCTCCACGCGCTGAACAACCCTTACGCCCACCTGCATCAGGAGTGGATGAAGGGTATCCCGGTGGATCAGCTGGTCGATCTGATAGTCGGGTCCGAGCAGAATGTCATGCTGGCGTATCCACTTCGGATGAGCGACATGTGCCCGCGGACGGACGGCGCCGCGGCGGCCGTCTTCGCGTCCGAAGATGTGGCCGAAAAGATCGCCCCGATCCCGGCCTGGGTCCTCTCCACGGTGAACAGGCATAATTTCGCTCTCGCCGGCGATGTGGACATGGACCGGAACACAACCATGGCAAAAGCCTCAAAAAAGGCCTTCGAGAAAGCGGGAATAAAGGAGCCTCTCAAAGAGATAGATGTCTGCGAGCTTTATCTTCCCTATTCATACGCCGGCCTCAAGTGGATGGAGGATTACGGCTTCTGTGAATACGGTGAAGGCCCGAAGCTGCTCTGGGACGGTGTCACCGACATGGACGGCGAGCTGCCGGTCAATCCTTCCGGCGGTGTCATGAGCTCTAATGCCATTGGCGCGACGGCGCTCATCCGCGTCGGTGAGGCGGCGACCCAGGTGATGGGCAAGGCGGGAACCCGGCAGGTGCCGAAGGATGTGAACATCGCCTTCGCAACGGGCTTCGGCGGTTGTTACTGGGCTGACGTAATGATCCTGGGCAGGCGGAAACCGGCCTGA
- a CDS encoding FAD-dependent oxidoreductase, producing MAKKKKIIVIGGSAAGPKAAAKARRLDNDADVIILQKDPDLSMASCGYPYYVGGYFDDRNMLLCTPTGVTRDPQFYLNAKNIDARVNSEVTEVDRENHRITYRNILTGATDTMEYDKLIFAVGSTPRMPPVPGVGLRGITTLHSMRDADLLRKIRDNKTIKKAVVIGGGLIGIETCEALQLAGIEITVIELLPQLLTFLDWELAKLVENHVREKAANVITGNGIAEFLGENGTLTGVKLQNGTELPCELAVVAIGVNPNTALAQASGLKIGERGGVEVNEYMQTSDPDIYAVGDCIETVNRITGAKVLAPYGDLANLQGRVAGENAAAGNCVTFPGTIQTGICKVFDYAAGSTGLSETVATRLGYEDIITVINASPDKPGFMEGLLIVTKMVADRKTGRILGAQCVGPGNVSKQIAQWAMAIQGNLTVEDLINADLPYAPPFSLAIDHFIATAHIMQNKMKGRFKGISTVEVKKKVEGGEKPYLLDVRGPDEFEEMRLGIGETLIPLGALRKRLKEMPPDKKREIICYCKISLRGYEAALVLEANGWKNVKVMEGGIMAWPFTREK from the coding sequence ATGGCGAAAAAGAAAAAGATCATTGTCATCGGGGGATCGGCGGCGGGGCCGAAGGCCGCCGCCAAGGCACGGCGGTTGGACAACGACGCAGATGTCATCATTCTGCAGAAGGACCCGGACCTTTCCATGGCATCCTGCGGATACCCCTATTACGTGGGTGGCTATTTCGACGACCGCAACATGCTGCTCTGCACACCCACAGGCGTCACACGGGACCCGCAATTCTACCTCAACGCGAAGAACATCGACGCGCGGGTCAACTCTGAAGTGACAGAGGTCGACCGGGAGAATCACCGGATAACCTACCGGAACATCCTGACCGGTGCTACGGATACCATGGAGTACGACAAGCTTATCTTTGCCGTCGGATCCACACCCCGGATGCCCCCGGTACCCGGTGTGGGACTGAGGGGTATTACCACCCTTCACTCGATGAGGGACGCTGATCTGCTGAGAAAGATACGGGATAATAAAACGATCAAGAAGGCCGTGGTCATCGGCGGCGGCCTGATCGGTATCGAAACCTGCGAGGCGCTTCAGCTCGCCGGCATCGAGATCACCGTGATCGAACTGCTGCCGCAACTGCTGACCTTCCTCGATTGGGAACTGGCAAAACTGGTCGAGAACCACGTGAGGGAGAAGGCCGCCAACGTCATCACCGGCAACGGCATCGCGGAATTTCTCGGTGAGAACGGCACACTGACGGGAGTCAAACTTCAGAACGGCACGGAGCTTCCCTGCGAGTTGGCCGTCGTTGCCATCGGGGTCAATCCGAACACCGCCCTAGCCCAGGCATCGGGTTTGAAAATAGGCGAACGGGGAGGGGTCGAGGTCAACGAATACATGCAGACCTCCGACCCCGACATTTATGCCGTCGGCGACTGTATCGAAACCGTCAACCGCATCACCGGGGCCAAGGTGCTGGCACCTTACGGAGACCTGGCCAATCTCCAGGGCCGTGTCGCCGGGGAAAACGCCGCGGCGGGGAATTGCGTCACCTTTCCGGGCACCATCCAGACGGGTATCTGCAAGGTCTTCGATTATGCGGCGGGTTCGACGGGACTTTCGGAAACCGTGGCCACACGGCTCGGATACGAGGATATCATCACTGTCATTAACGCCAGCCCTGACAAGCCGGGGTTCATGGAAGGCCTCCTGATCGTCACGAAAATGGTGGCCGACAGGAAGACCGGCCGCATCCTGGGCGCCCAGTGCGTGGGTCCCGGTAACGTGAGCAAACAGATCGCTCAGTGGGCAATGGCCATCCAGGGCAATCTGACCGTGGAAGACCTCATCAACGCGGATCTCCCTTACGCGCCCCCCTTCTCGCTCGCCATCGACCACTTCATAGCAACGGCCCATATCATGCAGAACAAGATGAAGGGGCGGTTCAAAGGGATATCAACCGTGGAGGTCAAAAAGAAAGTCGAAGGGGGCGAGAAACCCTATCTGCTTGATGTGCGGGGTCCCGACGAGTTCGAAGAAATGCGGCTCGGTATCGGCGAAACGCTCATCCCCCTGGGCGCGCTTCGAAAGCGGCTGAAAGAAATGCCCCCGGACAAGAAACGGGAGATCATCTGCTACTGCAAGATATCCCTCAGGGGATATGAGGCCGCCCTGGTGCTTGAAGCGAACGGGTGGAAGAACGTGAAGGTCATGGAAGGGGGGATCATGGCCTGGCCCTTTACGCGGGAAAAATAA
- a CDS encoding MerR family transcriptional regulator, protein MALKIGEIAKRSGVQPSTIRYYVRQGLLPEPEKVNKSMAYYDESCVEKIQAIRHLQERRFFPLSIIKNIVRRLDEGMSLEEAEAIEDVVFGTANNLIDRNEFLERTGLTLAQYRDAERVGLLMPCVKEKGRVLFNEEDVRFGRDLLKKILELGLEFKDLDFYVRLGKEIMEHEAALRRRIVKGKSRDENMRFTLEVAKRVDTMHSYIMRRLFQRNIQSIIQRSVNGKKEEEEEE, encoded by the coding sequence ATGGCGTTGAAAATCGGTGAGATAGCAAAGCGCAGCGGGGTACAACCGTCGACGATCCGGTACTATGTGCGGCAGGGGTTATTGCCGGAGCCGGAAAAGGTGAACAAGAGCATGGCATACTATGATGAGAGTTGCGTGGAAAAGATCCAGGCGATTCGACATCTGCAGGAACGGCGGTTTTTCCCGTTGTCGATCATCAAGAATATCGTGCGGCGTCTTGACGAGGGGATGAGCCTGGAGGAGGCGGAAGCGATCGAGGACGTGGTGTTCGGGACGGCGAACAACCTTATTGACCGCAATGAATTTCTGGAGCGGACGGGATTGACGCTGGCACAATATCGGGATGCGGAGCGTGTCGGTCTGCTGATGCCCTGTGTGAAGGAGAAGGGCCGTGTTCTGTTCAATGAGGAGGACGTCCGCTTCGGTCGGGACCTGCTGAAGAAGATCCTGGAGTTGGGATTGGAGTTCAAGGACCTTGATTTTTACGTTCGGCTGGGCAAGGAGATCATGGAACACGAGGCGGCCTTGCGCCGGCGGATCGTGAAGGGAAAATCCCGGGATGAGAACATGCGATTTACTCTGGAAGTAGCGAAACGGGTCGATACGATGCACAGTTACATCATGCGGCGGTTGTTCCAGCGTAATATCCAGTCAATCATCCAGCGAAGCGTGAACGGAAAAAAAGAGGAAGAGGAGGAGGAGTAG
- a CDS encoding Zn-ribbon domain-containing OB-fold protein, with protein sequence MEKNEQKKNEQELLTVTSGDMFQPYDWSVGLFGSRFLAELRDNKKIYGIKCPKCGKVYVPPRKICGSCYVAMDEFVPLSDEGEVYVCTIVHFGFVDPETGKQRPVPYGYAFIKLDGADTCLTHFVNSTDPEKFKVGARVKAVFEEKRKGSIADIKHFDIID encoded by the coding sequence ATGGAAAAAAATGAACAGAAGAAAAACGAACAGGAGCTTCTCACCGTAACGTCCGGTGACATGTTCCAGCCCTACGACTGGAGCGTCGGATTGTTCGGATCCAGATTTCTGGCCGAGCTCAGGGATAATAAGAAGATATACGGCATAAAATGTCCGAAGTGCGGAAAAGTGTACGTCCCGCCCCGCAAGATCTGCGGCAGTTGCTACGTGGCGATGGATGAATTCGTACCGTTATCCGATGAAGGTGAAGTGTATGTCTGCACGATCGTCCATTTCGGCTTCGTCGATCCCGAAACGGGCAAGCAGCGTCCTGTTCCATATGGATACGCCTTCATCAAGCTTGACGGCGCGGACACATGCCTCACCCATTTCGTCAACAGCACCGACCCGGAGAAGTTCAAGGTCGGCGCCCGGGTAAAGGCCGTCTTTGAAGAAAAACGAAAGGGCAGTATCGCCGATATCAAACACTTCGATATCATCGATTAG
- a CDS encoding FAD-dependent oxidoreductase, protein MMEYKRLFEPITIQGLIIPNRIVMPAMGLAYTDDYTFNDRFAAFYRERARGGVGLMIVGPIAIDEVGAAPFMPGLFDGRNMESLKRFIEEIHQDTETKVATQLFHMGRNASSLFTGRTPVAPSAVPSQLTGEMPREMSRDDIEETQTSFVKAALRAKEAGFDFIEIIACTGYLISQFLSPVTNRRSDEYGGPFENRMRFGLEVVSSVRAAVGKNFPLGIRIAGNDFIKGGHTNAEQALFAAEAEKAGIDAINVTGGWHETNIPQLTTNVPPGAYVYLARGVKEKVTIPVFASNRLGDPAVAERALRSDSCDMICMGRPLIADPELPVKARDGRRDEIVSCIACNQGCFDALFSGFSVSCVLNPRAGRENELIETPARHSRNILVAGGGPAGMEFALTAARRGHSVTLCEKEPELGGQINLAMTPPGKAEFGNMIGGMKRRMERAGVTVRTHTEVTPEMLQNGGRPYDLVAVATGAEPIEISVPGIDKPHVVGAWDVLSEKVHRIGRNVVVVGGSATGCETAYFIAAMGTVNAAVFTHLMYHEAEEGDLARALLRDTGRTITVIDMVDRMADNVGRTARWSLLKSLKLMGITMKTETRLIEIGDDEVIAESRGELLKIPADTVVIAVGSRSLDRLTDLCKEKGLATISIGDARQPRKITDAIREGFEAALSL, encoded by the coding sequence ATGATGGAGTACAAGCGGCTTTTTGAGCCCATTACGATACAGGGACTCATAATACCGAACAGGATCGTCATGCCCGCCATGGGTCTTGCCTATACCGACGATTATACGTTTAACGACCGGTTCGCGGCCTTCTACCGCGAGCGTGCGCGGGGAGGCGTGGGATTGATGATCGTGGGACCCATCGCCATTGATGAGGTCGGCGCCGCCCCCTTCATGCCGGGACTGTTCGACGGGAGAAACATGGAGTCCCTGAAGCGGTTCATCGAGGAAATTCACCAGGATACAGAGACGAAGGTCGCGACACAGCTGTTCCACATGGGACGCAACGCCTCTTCCCTGTTCACCGGCAGGACACCGGTGGCGCCGTCCGCCGTGCCCAGCCAACTGACCGGTGAAATGCCCCGCGAGATGTCACGGGACGATATCGAAGAAACACAGACGTCATTCGTGAAAGCGGCCCTGCGTGCCAAAGAGGCGGGCTTTGATTTTATCGAGATAATCGCCTGCACGGGGTATCTGATCAGCCAGTTCCTCTCTCCCGTGACCAACAGGCGTTCCGACGAGTACGGCGGCCCCTTCGAAAACAGGATGCGTTTCGGGCTCGAGGTCGTATCGAGTGTCAGGGCAGCCGTGGGAAAGAACTTTCCGCTGGGAATCAGGATCGCCGGCAACGATTTTATCAAGGGAGGACATACAAATGCCGAGCAGGCGCTTTTCGCCGCCGAGGCCGAGAAGGCCGGCATAGACGCGATCAATGTTACCGGCGGGTGGCACGAGACGAATATTCCCCAGTTGACGACGAACGTCCCCCCCGGCGCATACGTCTATCTTGCCCGGGGAGTAAAGGAAAAGGTGACGATTCCCGTTTTCGCGTCAAACCGGCTGGGAGACCCGGCGGTGGCCGAGCGCGCCCTGAGAAGCGATTCCTGTGACATGATCTGCATGGGTCGGCCGCTCATAGCCGATCCGGAGCTCCCCGTAAAGGCCCGGGACGGCCGCCGTGATGAGATCGTGTCGTGCATCGCCTGTAATCAGGGCTGCTTCGACGCCCTGTTCTCGGGCTTTTCCGTGTCCTGCGTCCTGAATCCGCGGGCAGGCCGGGAAAATGAACTGATCGAGACCCCCGCCCGGCACAGCAGGAACATTCTTGTCGCCGGCGGCGGCCCTGCCGGTATGGAGTTCGCCCTGACCGCGGCCCGGCGAGGACATTCGGTCACCCTCTGCGAAAAGGAACCCGAACTGGGAGGGCAGATCAATCTGGCCATGACGCCTCCGGGGAAGGCGGAATTCGGGAACATGATCGGCGGCATGAAGCGACGAATGGAACGGGCCGGCGTAACGGTGCGCACACACACGGAGGTGACCCCCGAAATGCTTCAAAACGGCGGGAGACCCTACGATCTCGTCGCTGTTGCCACGGGAGCCGAACCCATTGAGATATCCGTTCCCGGGATCGACAAACCGCATGTGGTCGGCGCCTGGGATGTGTTAAGTGAAAAGGTCCACCGCATCGGACGGAACGTGGTGGTCGTGGGCGGCAGCGCCACCGGCTGTGAAACGGCGTATTTCATAGCCGCCATGGGGACGGTGAACGCCGCCGTGTTCACTCACCTGATGTACCATGAAGCGGAAGAAGGTGATCTCGCCCGCGCCCTTCTCCGTGACACGGGAAGAACCATAACCGTCATCGACATGGTCGATCGGATGGCCGATAACGTGGGTCGTACCGCTCGCTGGTCCCTCTTGAAGAGCCTTAAGCTCATGGGAATCACCATGAAAACGGAAACGCGGCTGATCGAAATAGGGGACGACGAGGTGATCGCCGAATCCAGGGGGGAACTTCTGAAGATCCCCGCCGACACGGTTGTGATCGCCGTGGGTTCCCGGTCTCTTGACAGGCTCACCGATCTGTGCAAGGAAAAGGGACTCGCGACGATCTCCATCGGTGACGCCCGGCAACCCCGGAAAATAACCGACGCTATCCGCGAGGGATTTGAGGCCGCACTCTCTCTGTAA
- a CDS encoding acyl-CoA dehydrogenase family protein: protein MDFELTKEQQMLKEAVARFVDDRVIPLAPTIDNDGAFPEESFRTMAEMGLFGITIPQEYGGSGADLLSCVVVMEELGRGCAATANTFGAHAILCTENIYRNGTDEQRKRYLPDLIAGKKIGAIAITEPGAGSDATSLTTRAEKRGDAYYLNGTKMFITNGPVADVMVVYAKTNPEAGPHGISTFIVEKDFPGFSRGKSLKKMGVKGSPTGELIFEDCRVPAENLLGKENEGIRVLMSGLDRERITYAICPIGVAQGAFDVAFKYACERVQFGAPIISFQMIQEMVADMATDINAGRLVGYWAAAEADRGKRVRLEASYAKLFCSQAGLRVVDRAIQILGGYGFISEFPIERMYRDIKGIEFGAGTTQIQKLIIVRELMKNLG, encoded by the coding sequence ATGGACTTTGAACTGACGAAAGAACAACAGATGCTCAAAGAGGCGGTCGCCCGCTTCGTTGATGACCGGGTCATTCCCCTGGCACCGACCATCGACAACGACGGGGCCTTCCCCGAAGAAAGTTTCAGGACCATGGCGGAGATGGGGCTTTTCGGCATAACGATACCCCAGGAATACGGGGGGAGCGGGGCGGACCTGCTTTCCTGCGTGGTGGTGATGGAGGAACTTGGAAGGGGATGCGCCGCAACGGCCAACACCTTCGGTGCTCATGCAATTCTATGTACCGAAAACATTTACCGGAACGGCACCGATGAACAGAGAAAGCGGTATCTCCCGGACCTGATAGCGGGGAAAAAGATCGGCGCCATCGCCATTACGGAACCGGGAGCCGGCTCCGACGCGACATCCTTGACGACCCGGGCCGAGAAGCGGGGTGACGCCTATTACCTGAACGGAACGAAGATGTTCATCACGAACGGACCGGTGGCTGATGTCATGGTCGTCTACGCAAAGACGAACCCCGAAGCCGGCCCTCACGGCATCAGCACGTTCATCGTTGAAAAAGATTTCCCCGGCTTCTCCCGGGGCAAATCACTCAAGAAAATGGGGGTAAAGGGGTCCCCGACGGGCGAACTGATCTTTGAGGACTGCCGGGTTCCTGCTGAAAACCTCCTGGGAAAAGAGAACGAAGGTATCCGGGTGCTGATGAGCGGTCTTGACCGGGAACGGATCACCTATGCCATCTGTCCCATCGGGGTGGCTCAGGGTGCCTTCGATGTGGCATTCAAATATGCCTGTGAGCGCGTCCAGTTCGGCGCACCCATTATCAGCTTTCAGATGATCCAGGAGATGGTCGCCGACATGGCAACGGACATCAATGCGGGACGTCTCGTGGGGTACTGGGCGGCGGCGGAAGCGGACCGCGGGAAGCGCGTACGGCTCGAGGCGTCCTACGCAAAGCTCTTCTGTTCGCAGGCCGGCCTGCGGGTCGTTGACCGGGCGATCCAGATCCTCGGCGGTTACGGCTTCATCAGCGAATTTCCCATTGAACGCATGTATCGTGACATCAAGGGGATCGAGTTCGGTGCCGGCACCACGCAGATCCAGAAACTCATCATCGTCAGGGAACTGATGAAAAATCTCGGATAA
- a CDS encoding SpoIIE family protein phosphatase, with the protein MKSFEYQDLLFAAILPGNKVSTHSAPGDAVLIDLDLGILAVADGPERNPSASACFLERFHALAGASTSFDPDGRSLDTHFESIVAETNDLLLATSYHENTTFSALIIGGDNRAVLLHTGDSLVYLISGTDRRVTQISRSNHFMVGRAPRLFQTEVLTVTGSDLVLLATDGLTDLARCHKLPVDRFLLHGLNGGGPRYLSDSIIARSGTVEVDLDDLSIIVADPRSVRSGVSHPARRKKLLRY; encoded by the coding sequence ATGAAATCATTCGAGTACCAGGACCTGCTCTTTGCGGCGATACTCCCGGGCAACAAGGTGTCCACGCACAGCGCGCCGGGCGATGCCGTCCTGATCGATCTCGATCTCGGCATCCTTGCCGTCGCCGACGGACCGGAACGCAACCCGTCGGCATCTGCCTGTTTTCTCGAACGGTTTCATGCCCTGGCGGGAGCGTCGACATCGTTCGACCCGGACGGGCGGTCCCTGGATACGCATTTCGAGTCCATCGTCGCCGAAACGAACGATCTTCTCCTGGCTACCAGCTACCACGAGAACACCACGTTCTCGGCCCTCATAATCGGCGGGGACAACCGCGCCGTGCTGCTCCATACGGGCGATAGCCTCGTATACCTCATCTCCGGAACGGACCGGCGCGTGACACAGATCAGCAGATCGAACCATTTCATGGTGGGACGGGCCCCCCGGCTGTTCCAGACCGAGGTCCTGACCGTTACCGGGAGTGACCTGGTATTGCTGGCAACGGACGGCCTGACGGACCTGGCACGCTGTCACAAACTTCCCGTTGATCGTTTCCTGCTGCACGGGCTCAACGGCGGCGGGCCGCGGTATCTTTCGGACAGCATTATCGCCCGCTCTGGGACCGTCGAGGTCGATCTTGACGATCTGTCGATAATCGTCGCGGATCCTCGATCGGTCAGGTCCGGCGTGTCCCATCCCGCCAGAAGAAAAAAATTGCTGCGCTACTGA
- a CDS encoding MaoC family dehydratase N-terminal domain-containing protein yields the protein MEKICFEDYQLDEVLVSPGRTITEADIVMFAALTGDWHPIHTNVEYAKKTIFGERIAHGMLGLTIGSALIFRLGPYVFTPKKFIAFYGMDKIRFTGPIKIGDTIRCEAKVAILKERDEKTGVIGYEAAIKNQRDENCVVFSPRILVGRRDND from the coding sequence ATGGAAAAAATATGTTTTGAGGATTATCAACTCGACGAAGTGCTGGTCAGCCCGGGCCGGACCATCACGGAAGCCGACATTGTCATGTTCGCCGCCCTCACCGGTGACTGGCACCCCATTCACACGAACGTGGAGTACGCCAAAAAAACAATTTTCGGTGAGCGGATCGCCCACGGCATGCTGGGTCTGACCATCGGGTCGGCTCTCATATTCCGCCTCGGTCCCTATGTATTTACACCGAAGAAATTCATCGCCTTCTACGGAATGGACAAGATCCGTTTCACCGGTCCCATAAAGATCGGCGATACGATCCGGTGTGAAGCGAAGGTCGCCATCCTCAAGGAACGGGATGAAAAGACGGGCGTTATCGGCTACGAGGCAGCCATAAAAAATCAGCGCGACGAGAACTGTGTCGTTTTCTCACCGCGCATTCTTGTCGGCAGGCGGGACAACGATTGA